One Acetobacterium sp. KB-1 DNA segment encodes these proteins:
- a CDS encoding DUF4180 domain-containing protein, which yields MQIETLNNNGQNIAYVHTTTLILTDVQSALDLMATVRYETECDAIIIDKEALTEDFFDLKTRLAGEIIQKYVNYGIRLAIIGDFSGYTSKALNDFIYESNQGKHLYFVSDVEEALKKLR from the coding sequence ATGCAAATAGAAACACTAAACAATAACGGCCAGAATATCGCCTATGTCCATACAACTACACTGATCCTTACCGATGTCCAGTCGGCGTTGGATTTAATGGCAACGGTTCGCTATGAAACCGAATGTGATGCGATCATTATAGATAAAGAGGCATTAACAGAAGATTTTTTTGATTTAAAAACCCGGCTTGCCGGTGAAATTATCCAGAAATATGTGAATTACGGCATCCGACTGGCAATCATTGGTGATTTTTCCGGGTATACAAGCAAGGCGCTGAATGATTTTATTTATGAATCCAATCAGGGTAAACATCTGTATTTCGTTTCAGATGTGGAAGAAGCGCTGAAAAAACTCCGATAA
- a CDS encoding DUF4256 domain-containing protein, which translates to MQNEKRELPSERCEELFSLLSARFDKNMSRHQGLNWTEIQAKLDVKPEKLWSLSEMEETGGEPDVVDYDQATKEFIFFDCSPESPNGRRNICYDRDALASRKEHKPENSAIDMATTMGIELLTEEQYRELQKLGDFDTKTSSWVKTPPEIRKIGGALFGDRRYDHVFIYHNSASSYYGVRGFRGVLKV; encoded by the coding sequence ATGCAAAATGAAAAAAGGGAATTACCCTCAGAACGGTGCGAAGAGCTATTTAGCCTTTTGAGTGCCCGTTTTGATAAAAATATGAGCCGTCATCAAGGTTTAAACTGGACTGAGATTCAGGCAAAGCTTGACGTTAAGCCAGAAAAATTGTGGTCACTAAGTGAAATGGAAGAAACTGGCGGGGAACCGGATGTGGTTGACTATGACCAGGCTACGAAAGAATTTATTTTTTTTGATTGCTCGCCAGAAAGTCCGAACGGCCGTAGAAATATTTGTTACGATCGTGATGCGTTAGCGTCACGGAAAGAACATAAACCGGAGAATAGTGCCATTGATATGGCAACCACGATGGGTATTGAGCTTTTAACTGAAGAACAATACCGGGAATTGCAGAAGCTGGGAGATTTCGATACTAAAACATCGAGTTGGGTGAAAACACCCCCTGAGATCAGAAAAATTGGCGGGGCACTTTTTGGCGATCGCCGTTACGACCACGTCTTTATCTATCACAACAGTGCCTCTTCTTATTATGGGGTCAGAGGCTTTCGCGGGGTGCTAAAGGTCTGA
- a CDS encoding GrpB family protein, translating into MKKELSEMSLEELWELFPIILKEHNPQYKEWFEIEERQLLSFSKSQDIKRVSHIGSSAVKGLIAKPTIDILLEVEKNCNITALIENLMVKNWILMSSAYEPELRLAFNKGYTPDGFAEKVYHLHVRYSGDWGELYFRDYLLDHADVAVEYGNLKLSLVKEFEHNRDGYTAAKTEFIARYTQKAKRAYAGRYTPSE; encoded by the coding sequence ATGAAAAAAGAATTATCAGAGATGTCATTAGAAGAATTGTGGGAGTTGTTTCCGATTATTTTAAAGGAGCACAATCCCCAATATAAAGAATGGTTTGAAATTGAGGAAAGACAGCTTTTAAGTTTTAGTAAGAGCCAGGATATAAAGCGAGTTAGCCATATTGGGAGTAGCGCGGTGAAGGGTTTGATTGCCAAGCCGACCATTGATATCTTATTAGAAGTTGAGAAGAATTGCAATATTACAGCGTTAATCGAAAACCTGATGGTTAAAAACTGGATCTTGATGTCAAGTGCATATGAGCCGGAGTTGAGACTTGCATTCAACAAAGGTTATACCCCGGATGGATTTGCAGAAAAGGTGTACCATCTTCATGTCAGGTATTCGGGTGATTGGGGAGAGTTGTATTTTAGAGATTATTTATTAGATCATGCTGATGTTGCCGTCGAATATGGAAATCTTAAATTGAGTTTGGTGAAAGAATTTGAGCACAACAGAGATGGATACACAGCGGCAAAAACAGAGTTTATTGCGCGTTATACCCAAAAAGCGAAGAGAGCGTATGCCGGCAGGTACACCCCCTCAGAATAA
- a CDS encoding ABC transporter ATP-binding protein, translating into MSVLAVNNLRKKYDQFELDNVSFALEQGTITGFIGRNGAGKTTTLKALLNFVHPDGGEILFFGKGFKASEFEIKQRIGFVSGGINYYPKKKIKTITATTRRFYENWDQQAYQLYMKRFELDENKTPDELSEGMKVKYSLVLALSHHAELLILDEPTSGLDPVSRDDLLDIFLGLLQEGITILFSTHITSDLDKCADNIIYIQKGKVLANSDMASFLAQYKVLEFSDEQLTDDLRPKLIGYKQTKHGYRALIKATDVSHINENVTDADLEAIMIHMEKE; encoded by the coding sequence ATGAGCGTTCTGGCGGTTAATAATTTACGCAAAAAATACGATCAATTTGAACTGGATAATGTTTCTTTTGCATTGGAACAGGGCACCATCACTGGTTTTATTGGACGCAACGGTGCCGGCAAGACCACAACACTTAAGGCATTGCTGAACTTTGTTCATCCGGACGGGGGTGAGATTTTATTTTTTGGGAAGGGTTTTAAAGCGAGTGAGTTTGAAATCAAGCAAAGAATCGGCTTTGTTTCAGGGGGAATTAATTATTATCCCAAAAAGAAGATCAAAACAATTACAGCAACAACCCGGCGTTTTTATGAGAATTGGGACCAACAAGCCTATCAGCTTTATATGAAACGCTTTGAACTGGACGAAAATAAAACCCCCGATGAATTATCCGAAGGGATGAAGGTAAAATATTCGCTTGTTCTGGCACTTTCACATCATGCCGAGCTATTAATTCTAGATGAACCCACAAGCGGTCTTGATCCGGTTTCAAGAGATGACTTACTCGATATCTTTTTAGGACTCTTACAAGAGGGGATCACCATTTTGTTTTCGACCCATATTACCTCGGATCTCGATAAGTGTGCGGATAATATCATCTATATCCAGAAGGGTAAGGTGTTGGCTAACAGTGATATGGCATCATTTCTGGCACAATACAAAGTTCTGGAATTTTCGGATGAGCAACTGACCGATGATTTAAGACCAAAACTGATCGGATACAAACAGACTAAGCACGGCTATCGGGCACTGATTAAAGCGACAGATGTTAGTCATATCAATGAAAACGTGACCGATGCAGATTTGGAAGCGATTATGATTCATATGGAAAAGGAGTGA
- a CDS encoding carboxylesterase produces the protein MTNQKLTIDGIPAIIWGENSPKVFIAVHGNMSNKSDDVIVILAEKLTQLGYQVLSFDLPEHGERQNDKTPCKVLYCVKDLSAIMEYAKTKWNEISLFACSMGAYFSLLAYKDVDLKQCLFLSPVVDMERIINNLMSWFSISEAQLQAEKEVSTPIGQRLYWDYYCYVKEHPISSWKKPTAILYGSADDLCEFDTVSNFAQHFNCDLTVMKHGEHYFHTEKQLAFFKHWIENHIVV, from the coding sequence ATGACAAATCAAAAATTAACGATAGATGGTATTCCAGCGATTATTTGGGGCGAGAATTCCCCTAAAGTATTTATCGCCGTACACGGAAATATGTCAAACAAATCCGATGATGTCATTGTGATATTGGCAGAAAAACTAACACAATTAGGATATCAGGTGCTTAGCTTTGATCTGCCTGAGCATGGCGAACGTCAAAATGATAAAACGCCATGCAAGGTTTTATATTGCGTAAAAGATCTTTCTGCCATTATGGAATATGCAAAAACAAAATGGAATGAGATCAGTTTGTTTGCCTGCAGTATGGGGGCGTATTTTAGTTTGCTTGCCTACAAAGATGTTGATTTGAAGCAGTGCCTATTCCTGTCACCAGTTGTCGATATGGAGCGTATTATCAATAATCTGATGTCGTGGTTTAGTATCAGCGAGGCACAGTTACAAGCTGAAAAAGAAGTTTCGACCCCGATCGGGCAACGATTATATTGGGATTATTATTGCTATGTTAAGGAACATCCCATTAGTTCCTGGAAAAAACCAACTGCAATTCTTTATGGCTCAGCTGATGATTTATGTGAATTCGATACGGTTTCAAACTTCGCACAGCACTTTAATTGTGATCTAACCGTAATGAAACATGGTGAACATTATTTTCATACGGAAAAACAATTGGCTTTTTTTAAGCACTGGATAGAAAACCATATCGTTGTTTAA
- a CDS encoding DUF6194 family protein, which produces MKVDQILHYCTEYLSDTVLVESWGEKGIFYNPNHALKRGVYVLTVKEKDGANDKGSNLNRDGIFRVNMGLRKQTFLELFGSIPARPAAGEVVKMEYDFTLLDTILPHPVYAWMGWISILNPSEDTFEKLKPLIEESYAFATEKFKKRK; this is translated from the coding sequence ATGAAAGTAGATCAAATATTACATTATTGCACAGAATATTTAAGCGACACTGTTTTAGTAGAGAGCTGGGGTGAGAAAGGAATATTTTATAATCCTAATCATGCCTTGAAGCGTGGCGTTTATGTACTGACGGTGAAAGAAAAAGATGGAGCCAATGATAAAGGCTCTAATTTAAACCGAGATGGAATTTTTAGGGTGAATATGGGATTGCGAAAACAAACATTTTTGGAATTGTTTGGGAGTATCCCGGCCCGTCCGGCAGCCGGTGAGGTTGTTAAGATGGAATATGATTTTACTTTATTGGATACGATTTTACCCCATCCCGTATATGCCTGGATGGGATGGATTAGCATTCTGAACCCATCAGAAGATACCTTTGAGAAATTAAAACCGCTAATTGAGGAATCCTATGCGTTTGCCACGGAAAAATTCAAAAAAAGAAAATAA
- a CDS encoding AAA family ATPase, with translation MERNYIGSVRLSSPVEEDSYLHRLMVVRHLKQMKELPFRKSVTFLVGENGTGKSTLLEAIAVAFGFNAEGGTRNCNFSTSATHSDLYRHLTISRSAYPKDGFFLRAESFYNTASYLDEVYKEEFRNQFQTAYGDRSLHNQSHGESFLALVANRFSGNGIYLLDEPEAALSPSRLMTLLVHIHALVQQNSQFIIATHSPILMAYPEAELYQLSEEGIHSVDYRETEHYQLTRRFLENPEKMLHYLLAEE, from the coding sequence TTGGAACGAAATTATATCGGCAGTGTGCGACTCAGTTCGCCGGTGGAAGAAGATTCCTATCTTCACCGCCTGATGGTGGTACGCCATTTGAAACAGATGAAAGAGCTGCCTTTCCGCAAATCGGTGACTTTTTTAGTCGGCGAAAACGGCACCGGAAAGTCAACCTTGTTGGAAGCGATTGCCGTGGCTTTTGGCTTTAATGCTGAGGGCGGCACCCGTAATTGTAACTTTTCAACCAGCGCTACCCATTCCGATTTGTATCGTCACTTAACCATTTCGCGGAGCGCTTATCCCAAGGATGGTTTTTTTTTAAGAGCCGAAAGTTTTTACAATACGGCCAGTTATCTGGATGAGGTCTATAAAGAGGAATTCCGGAACCAGTTTCAAACCGCCTACGGCGATCGGTCGCTGCATAACCAGTCCCACGGTGAGAGTTTTCTGGCACTGGTAGCCAACCGCTTCAGCGGAAACGGAATTTATCTGCTGGACGAGCCTGAAGCAGCGCTTTCGCCCAGTCGACTGATGACCCTGTTGGTACATATCCATGCATTGGTACAGCAGAATTCCCAGTTTATCATTGCCACGCATTCCCCCATTCTGATGGCCTATCCGGAAGCAGAGCTATATCAGTTATCCGAAGAGGGCATCCACTCGGTGGATTATCGAGAGACGGAACACTATCAGTTGACGCGCCGATTCCTTGAAAATCCGGAAAAAATGCTGCATTATCTGCTGGCAGAGGAGTAG
- a CDS encoding class I SAM-dependent methyltransferase, whose protein sequence is MIKTRVIETNEGIQNEITVETFDLFARRMRDKGFNGVNDMIASGIRGGDILEVGPGPGYVGLELAKKVHPISLTGCEISPAMIHFAEKNAAEYRISARYVLGNCIAMPFENESFDTVISNGSLHEWENPIRAFDEIYRVLRPGGRYCITDLRRDVNPLIRTMVYLSTRPTEMRPGLITSLNAAYTVSEITELLRHSSLHQATAIGDFFGLCITGQK, encoded by the coding sequence ATGATAAAAACAAGAGTTATTGAAACCAACGAAGGCATTCAAAATGAGATTACGGTCGAAACCTTTGATTTATTTGCCCGCCGTATGCGGGATAAAGGCTTTAACGGTGTGAACGATATGATTGCTTCGGGCATCCGGGGCGGTGATATTCTGGAGGTCGGACCCGGGCCCGGCTATGTGGGGCTGGAACTAGCTAAGAAGGTTCACCCGATATCCCTAACTGGCTGCGAAATCAGTCCCGCGATGATCCATTTCGCCGAAAAAAATGCTGCCGAATACCGCATTTCCGCTCGCTATGTGCTGGGGAACTGTATTGCAATGCCCTTTGAGAATGAAAGCTTTGATACGGTTATTTCCAACGGTTCTCTCCATGAATGGGAAAACCCCATTCGCGCCTTTGATGAAATTTATCGCGTCCTTCGTCCCGGTGGGCGTTACTGCATCACCGACTTGCGCCGTGATGTCAATCCGCTGATCCGGACAATGGTCTATCTTTCCACCCGGCCCACGGAAATGCGCCCGGGACTGATTACCTCATTAAATGCCGCCTATACCGTTTCAGAAATCACCGAGCTTCTGCGTCATTCCAGCCTCCACCAAGCCACGGCAATCGGGGATTTCTTTGGTCTTTGCATCACCGGTCAGAAGTGA
- a CDS encoding nitroreductase family protein, translated as MFYDQLKTRRSIRKFKNQAVEQEKIDAILKSALLAPSSRGRRPWEFIAVTDRDRLSQLALCREHGAAFLAGAPLAIVVAANKELCDVWIEDAAIAAILIQLAAHDLGLGSCWIQVRERFQTEQKKTEDYIKDILLIPAQYAVECIIAIGYPDEVKKPHEENELHYEKVHFNQFKTDMK; from the coding sequence ATGTTCTACGACCAGTTAAAAACCAGAAGAAGTATCCGTAAATTTAAGAACCAGGCAGTTGAACAGGAAAAGATTGATGCCATTTTAAAAAGTGCACTGCTGGCACCCTCATCGCGGGGCAGACGTCCCTGGGAATTTATTGCCGTCACTGATCGTGACCGGCTTTCGCAGTTGGCTCTTTGCCGAGAACACGGAGCAGCTTTTTTAGCAGGAGCACCGTTGGCAATTGTTGTGGCCGCCAACAAGGAACTATGTGACGTTTGGATTGAAGATGCTGCGATTGCAGCAATTCTGATTCAATTAGCCGCCCACGATTTAGGTTTGGGTTCATGCTGGATTCAAGTTAGGGAGCGATTTCAGACAGAACAAAAGAAGACGGAAGATTATATAAAAGATATCCTTTTAATCCCCGCGCAGTACGCAGTTGAATGCATCATTGCGATTGGTTATCCGGATGAAGTGAAAAAACCTCATGAAGAAAATGAATTGCACTATGAGAAGGTCCATTTTAATCAGTTTAAAACAGATATGAAGTAA
- the istA gene encoding IS21 family transposase, which produces MHDIRNRFYEKGENISQIAEALHLDWRTVRKYIDQTDFNSPPPKPALEKQFCPKLDPYKEMIDSWLIEDKSAPRKQRHTAKRVFHRLLAEIPGFDCSYRTVASYYAVKHREIFKQNKQAYLPLVHQPGEAQVDFGTAEFYENGQKLTGKYLEVSFPYSNKGYLQLFYGENMECLLEGLDAIFRHIGCVPRELWFDNTKVIVTEIIRGGGRKLTDKFERFREHYHFKAVFMNPGAGHEKGNVENKVGYQRRNFMVPVPRFLSLSDYNRQLLTECEKDARRNHYRYDETIEERFQADLTACHKLPGIAFDLTGHQTLKADNWARIYLNKRQHAYSVAPKYAQCPVHLVLTSALVIIQDENFREIVRHRRLYGDTKQEQMDWLPYLKQLSLRPRALKYTGIYELMPETMQTYLATCSGSEVGQILKVLSELTSRTGFDSAVNTVNHAIAHQARDADSLESLYRRLYSDVPELPAMTLAPGIPKMIPMQPNLTAYDILLQGKGADGYARQRNL; this is translated from the coding sequence ATACATGATATCAGAAATCGTTTTTATGAGAAAGGGGAAAATATTTCCCAGATTGCGGAAGCGTTGCACCTGGATTGGCGAACGGTACGCAAATACATTGATCAGACTGATTTTAACAGCCCGCCGCCAAAGCCGGCGTTGGAGAAACAATTCTGTCCCAAACTGGATCCCTACAAGGAGATGATCGATTCCTGGCTGATTGAGGACAAATCAGCCCCACGCAAACAGCGCCATACAGCTAAACGGGTATTTCATCGCCTGCTGGCCGAAATTCCCGGTTTTGACTGCTCCTATCGGACGGTCGCCAGCTATTACGCAGTGAAACACCGGGAAATATTCAAGCAGAATAAACAGGCCTATCTGCCACTGGTACATCAACCCGGAGAAGCGCAGGTTGATTTTGGTACAGCTGAGTTTTATGAAAATGGCCAAAAACTGACTGGAAAATACCTGGAGGTCTCTTTTCCATACAGCAATAAAGGCTATCTGCAGCTGTTCTACGGGGAAAATATGGAATGCCTGCTGGAAGGGCTGGATGCCATATTCCGCCACATTGGCTGTGTGCCAAGGGAACTCTGGTTTGATAACACGAAAGTCATTGTTACCGAGATTATCCGTGGTGGCGGGCGAAAACTGACTGACAAATTCGAACGGTTCCGGGAGCATTACCATTTTAAAGCCGTCTTCATGAATCCCGGGGCCGGCCATGAAAAAGGAAACGTCGAAAACAAGGTCGGCTATCAGCGTCGCAACTTCATGGTACCGGTTCCCCGCTTTCTGTCGCTGTCGGATTATAACCGGCAGTTGCTGACAGAGTGTGAGAAAGATGCCCGGCGGAACCATTATCGCTACGATGAAACCATCGAGGAGCGGTTTCAGGCTGATCTGACGGCCTGCCACAAACTGCCCGGAATTGCGTTTGACCTCACCGGTCATCAAACCCTCAAAGCCGACAACTGGGCCAGGATTTATCTGAACAAACGACAGCATGCTTATTCGGTGGCTCCAAAGTACGCCCAGTGCCCGGTTCATCTGGTTTTAACTTCAGCGCTGGTGATTATTCAAGATGAAAACTTTCGTGAAATTGTTCGCCACCGGCGTCTTTACGGAGATACCAAACAAGAGCAGATGGACTGGCTGCCCTATCTGAAACAATTATCCCTGCGACCCCGAGCCCTGAAATATACTGGGATCTATGAGCTGATGCCGGAAACCATGCAAACCTATCTGGCCACCTGTTCAGGCAGCGAAGTTGGACAGATCCTCAAGGTTCTTTCCGAGTTGACCAGTCGCACCGGTTTTGACAGTGCCGTAAATACCGTTAACCATGCAATTGCTCATCAGGCGCGAGATGCCGATAGTCTGGAGAGTCTTTACCGGCGGTTGTATTCGGATGTACCTGAGCTGCCTGCAATGACCCTTGCTCCGGGCATTCCCAAAATGATCCCGATGCAGCCCAATCTGACGGCCTATGATATCTTGCTTCAGGGAAAGGGGGCTGACGGATATGCTCGACAAAGAAATCTTTGA
- a CDS encoding PadR family transcriptional regulator: protein MIPLYILGLLLRFGPQHGYQIKKLIAEQLEDFTQIKLPTVYYHLEKMEAAGLILASRDKQGARPEKTVYQVNSAGEDKFKELLHQSLQINYRPIFDIDGTFYFSDSLDHSALMDSLSQHIVNLKKTLEMLTIHCNETLANIPKDYRTSADIIFKHHIRHYQAELSWAEESLNTLKEANTDDKNKSY from the coding sequence ATGATCCCGTTATACATTCTTGGGCTTCTCCTGCGCTTCGGCCCTCAACACGGTTACCAGATAAAAAAGTTGATTGCTGAACAGCTGGAGGATTTCACCCAGATTAAACTACCCACCGTGTATTACCATCTTGAAAAAATGGAGGCTGCAGGGCTAATTCTTGCTAGCCGTGACAAACAAGGTGCTCGTCCAGAAAAAACCGTGTATCAAGTAAATAGTGCTGGCGAAGACAAGTTTAAGGAGCTGCTTCACCAAAGTTTGCAGATTAATTACCGTCCGATCTTTGACATTGATGGCACTTTTTATTTTTCTGACTCCCTTGACCACAGTGCCTTGATGGACAGTCTTAGTCAGCATATCGTCAACCTGAAGAAAACCCTTGAAATGCTTACCATTCACTGCAACGAAACTTTAGCAAATATCCCAAAAGACTATAGAACCTCTGCCGATATTATTTTCAAGCATCATATTCGCCACTATCAGGCCGAGCTTAGCTGGGCCGAAGAATCATTAAATACCTTAAAGGAGGCTAACACAGATGATAAAAACAAGAGTTATTGA
- a CDS encoding epoxyqueuosine reductase — protein MKESIRKRILDLGADVCGFASIERFIQAPEGFHPCDLYPDCKTVIVFGFALPKSLYEVKPDLLYGHFNYLTIPKVDQIAMMTARIIEDEYRGTAVPVPCDSPYDYWDSKKMEGRGLISMKHAAVNAGIGTLGKNTLLLNKKFGNRLTVGVILSNLKLESDDDAESLCIEGCNRCLKSCPVQALGEGSVIQKLCRNNAYGTTARGFETVSCDTCRSVCPKRFGE, from the coding sequence TTGAAAGAGTCAATCAGAAAAAGAATTTTGGACTTGGGCGCAGATGTGTGTGGGTTTGCAAGTATTGAACGATTTATTCAGGCCCCGGAGGGATTTCATCCGTGCGATCTTTATCCCGATTGCAAAACTGTAATCGTATTTGGCTTTGCTCTACCGAAAAGCCTGTATGAGGTTAAACCGGATTTGTTATATGGACATTTTAATTATCTGACCATTCCGAAAGTGGATCAGATAGCAATGATGACAGCGAGAATAATCGAAGATGAATATCGCGGCACAGCCGTGCCAGTGCCTTGCGATAGCCCTTACGATTATTGGGACAGCAAAAAAATGGAGGGACGCGGATTAATCTCCATGAAACATGCGGCTGTCAATGCCGGGATTGGAACCTTGGGTAAGAATACTTTGTTGCTCAATAAAAAATTCGGGAACCGCCTAACCGTCGGTGTAATTCTGTCAAATCTCAAATTAGAATCAGATGACGATGCCGAATCTCTTTGCATAGAGGGCTGTAATCGCTGTTTAAAAAGCTGTCCGGTTCAAGCACTGGGTGAGGGTTCCGTCATTCAAAAGTTATGCCGAAACAATGCCTATGGAACAACAGCAAGAGGCTTTGAAACAGTTTCGTGCGATACCTGCCGCAGCGTATGTCCTAAGCGATTTGGGGAATGA
- the istB gene encoding IS21-like element helper ATPase IstB, with protein MLDKEIFECCRKLRLSRNLAELAQTTEGSSHQEYLHQLLSDELHYRELTRTQKLVTSAGFYGIHTFEGYRFDEITLPSDLTPEGLKSLAFIHEKKNLILYGGTGTGKTMLSTALGVAACRQGIPVKFFRTAALVNKLSEAKVAGTLTAFLKKLNKAEVIILDEYGYVPLDRTGAQLLFEIISDCYERRSIILNTNLEFSRWVNVLYDEQMTAAMLDRLLHHCHLLMFPGPSNRMRESSINELYRSISDNQLKK; from the coding sequence ATGCTCGACAAAGAAATCTTTGAATGCTGCCGGAAACTGCGTCTGAGTCGCAATCTGGCCGAGTTGGCGCAAACCACCGAAGGCAGCAGTCACCAGGAATATCTGCATCAGTTGCTTAGTGATGAACTCCATTACCGGGAACTCACCCGCACCCAAAAGTTGGTTACCAGCGCCGGTTTCTATGGGATTCACACCTTTGAAGGATATCGCTTTGATGAAATCACCCTGCCTTCGGATCTGACTCCAGAAGGCCTGAAATCCCTGGCCTTTATCCACGAAAAGAAGAATCTGATTCTCTATGGTGGCACCGGAACCGGCAAAACTATGCTATCAACCGCACTCGGCGTTGCCGCCTGTCGACAGGGAATCCCGGTTAAATTCTTTCGAACGGCCGCCCTGGTGAATAAACTGTCGGAAGCCAAAGTAGCCGGTACCCTGACCGCTTTTCTGAAAAAACTGAATAAAGCCGAAGTGATTATTCTGGATGAATATGGTTATGTCCCACTGGACCGAACGGGAGCACAGCTCCTGTTCGAAATCATATCCGATTGTTATGAACGTCGGTCTATCATTCTTAATACCAACCTTGAATTTTCCCGATGGGTCAATGTGCTCTATGATGAACAGATGACGGCTGCCATGCTGGATCGGCTCCTTCATCACTGCCACCTGCTCATGTTTCCGGGACCCAGTAACCGGATGCGGGAATCCAGCATCAATGAATTATATCGCTCAATATCGGACAATCAATTGAAAAAATAA
- a CDS encoding AbrB/MazE/SpoVT family DNA-binding domain-containing protein, with the protein MTQPKGKYAWTVKVGEKGQIVIPKEARDVFNIKPGDTLILLGDEEQGIAIPPKNMFAKISQMVFGGSGSDSDQSDGK; encoded by the coding sequence ATGACTCAGCCAAAAGGAAAATATGCCTGGACTGTTAAGGTCGGTGAAAAAGGGCAGATTGTCATTCCAAAAGAAGCAAGGGATGTCTTTAATATTAAACCAGGCGATACATTGATATTGCTGGGAGATGAAGAACAGGGGATTGCGATTCCCCCTAAAAATATGTTTGCTAAAATTTCACAAATGGTTTTTGGTGGAAGCGGTTCTGACTCAGACCAGAGTGATGGGAAATGA
- a CDS encoding GNAT family N-acetyltransferase, which produces MIRIRKCTPDDAVEVQQIGWKAYQETFAAMNSKETMDAYRNEAFKIGKITDELLNPASCFYFVEVERQLAGCLKVNESLAQTELQDPLSLEVERIYVLQAFQKMGLGRRLMDQAMEFALEKGKKYLWLGVWEKNCKAIQFYKKLGFVRIGIHDFVMGDEIQKDYLMRKDLVG; this is translated from the coding sequence ATGATTCGTATTAGAAAATGCACCCCGGATGATGCAGTGGAAGTGCAGCAGATTGGCTGGAAAGCTTATCAAGAGACTTTCGCTGCGATGAATAGTAAAGAAACAATGGATGCTTATCGAAATGAAGCATTCAAGATCGGTAAAATAACGGATGAACTCTTGAATCCCGCCTCCTGTTTTTATTTCGTGGAAGTAGAGAGGCAACTCGCAGGTTGTCTGAAAGTCAATGAGTCTTTAGCCCAAACCGAACTTCAAGATCCGTTATCCCTTGAAGTCGAACGAATTTATGTGTTACAGGCTTTTCAAAAAATGGGATTAGGGCGTCGTTTAATGGATCAGGCGATGGAATTCGCTTTGGAAAAGGGTAAAAAATACCTATGGTTGGGTGTTTGGGAGAAAAATTGCAAGGCAATCCAATTTTATAAAAAACTGGGATTTGTAAGGATAGGGATCCATGATTTTGTGATGGGTGATGAAATCCAAAAAGATTACTTAATGCGAAAAGATTTGGTCGGATAA
- a CDS encoding ABC-2 transporter permease: MCLSGRENNDIFYTMTLPVRKKDIVKSRFLFVAIIQMAQVLTAIPFAYVRSLYDMPGNLVGINANTAFFGLSFVIMGLFNFVFFIKYYKDTNKVGAAFGWGSLVMAIFMIIAETSTHVVPFMKNYLDTNDPEFIQYKLMVLVVGILSYCLLTFAAYKKSVISFEALDL, translated from the coding sequence ATGTGTTTAAGCGGACGGGAGAATAATGATATATTCTATACCATGACACTCCCGGTTCGCAAAAAAGATATTGTCAAATCACGCTTCTTATTTGTTGCCATTATTCAGATGGCCCAGGTTTTAACGGCCATCCCTTTTGCTTATGTGAGAAGCTTATATGATATGCCGGGAAATCTTGTCGGGATTAATGCCAACACGGCATTTTTCGGGTTATCTTTTGTAATAATGGGACTCTTTAATTTCGTCTTTTTTATCAAGTATTATAAGGATACCAACAAGGTTGGGGCCGCCTTTGGCTGGGGCAGTCTGGTGATGGCGATCTTTATGATCATTGCCGAAACAAGTACCCATGTGGTGCCATTTATGAAAAATTATCTGGATACGAATGATCCGGAGTTTATTCAATATAAGTTGATGGTATTAGTCGTCGGCATCCTCTCATACTGTCTGCTGACATTTGCGGCTTACAAAAAATCAGTTATTTCCTTTGAAGCGTTGGATTTGTAG